The genomic segment GGCGCGTGGCGGAGGCCGCGCGCAACACGCTGCTCCTCGCCCTGTTCGACACGCTGAACGCGGTCAGGCGCACCGTGGTCTGGGGCCGGCTGCGCGACGGCCCGCGACAGCCGCCCGCAGACCATCACAGCTTTGCAGAACACGACGCCGTCATCGATGCCATCGCCGAGCGCGACCTCGATGCCGCCGAGCGCGCCATGCGCCGGCATCTGGGCACCGTGGGGCGCCTTCTCACGGGCACGCCTCCGGGCGAGGGGTGAGCGGGATCAGGCCGCGAAGCGCCCCGGCGATACCGTCGCCTCGTCGAGCCCCGCGGCAGCGGCGTCGGCGGGGATGCCGTCGCCCTTGAGGAGCGACCAGGCCGTGCGGCCCGCGGCGGGCGAGGTCTGGATGCCGTAGCCGCCCTGGCCCGCGATCCAGAAGAAGCCGTCCACCCCGGGCGCCCAGCCGATCACCAGCGAGCCGTCGGGCGCGAAGGTGCGCAGGCCCGCCCAGCTATGCTCGATCCGGCGCACCGGAATGTCGACCGCCTTCTGGAACCGGTCGACCGCGATGGCGACGTCGAGCTCGTCGGGCTGGATATCGCAGGCCGGCATGGGCGTGGCATCCGCCGGCGAGACGAGCAGCTTCGTGCCAGCCTCCGGCTTGAAGTACCACTCTTCCGCCGCATCGCCGACCAGCGGCCAGCCCGCGCAGCCGTCCGCGGGGCCGTCGACGATGAGCGCGGTGCGCCGCTTGGGCTGAAGCCCGATGCGCCGGAGCCCGGCAAGCGCTGCCACCTCGTCGGCCCAGGCGCCGGCGGCGTTGACGAGAATCTCCGCCTCCACAGTGCCGGCGGGCGTCGCGACCTGCCATCGCCCATTGTGGCGCGCGATGGACTCCACACGCGCATCGGTCACGACGCGGCCGCCGAGTGCCTTGAGGCGGCGCAGGAACCCCTGGTGGACCGCGGCGACGTCGATATCGGTGCTGTCGGGCTCGTAGGCCGCGGCCACGAAGACGTCGCGATTGAGATGGGGGACGAGCCTGTAGGCCTCCTCCATCGCGATGGCCTCGATGCCGCTGCCCTGCGCGATTGCTCCGGCGAGTTCGTCGGTCGTCTCCTCGGTGGCGAGCGTCAACATGCCGCGGGGGCTGAGCAGCGCCGTGTCGGCGAAGCCCTCCGGCGGCTGGGTGAAGAAGCCGTGGCTCGCCTTGGTCAGGGCGCGCACGTCGGGCGGCCCGTAATTGACGATGAACTGCGCCGCGGAGCGCCCGGTGGAGTGATAGCCGGGCTGGCTTTCCGCCTCCAGAACGATCACGGACCGCTCGGCGGCGGCGTGCGCGGCAAAGGACGTGCCGGCGATTCCGGCGCCGACGACGACGATATCGGCGGCAAGGGTCTCACTCATCGAAGGCTCCTCGAGACGGGACGGGCAAGGGACGGCGCGGACGCGCAAGCGCATGGTATCGGGCGTTCCGCATTTTGCAATATCGCCCGGGCTCCGCCTGTTGCCGCCCGGCCCGTGGTTAACGGAATTCAAACGGATTTGAGCGAATTTTTCCCGATCGTGACCGGGTGAGCCAATAAATGGCCACAAAAAGAGGTGTGATAGGACGCGATACACGTCGCGACCGCGGTCTTTGTCCGAGCGGCGTTCGGCAGGGCCCCCGGCTCCCGGGGGCTCGGACATCCGCCGCCGCGAGACCCCGGCTTGACCCGTGAGTGCGCGAGGCACTGCCAGCGGGCGGTGCCGTGGATCGAGATTCGAGGAGTTCGAACGAAAATGGCCTTCGACCGCCGACATATGCTGAAGATGCTGGCCGCCGCCCCGTTTGCGGCCTGGGCCGGCACGGCTTCGGCCGCGAACGAGCGCACCGCGCTCCTGCTGCCGGACGAGCCCTATCCCGTGAATTTCGATGCCGCGAGCAAGATCGACCCGCGCTACAGGCGCCGGCTCGTGCCCTTCAACTCGTCGGAGCCGGCGGGCACCATCGTTATCGATACGGGGCAGAAATTCCTCTATCAGGTGCGCGAGAACAACACCGCCCTGCGCTACGGGATCGGCGTCGGCCGGGACGGTTTCGGCTGGAAGGGCGAGACCACGGTGCGCCGCAAGGCCCGCTGGCCGACCTGGGTCCCGCCCAAGGAGATGCGCGAGCGCGAGCCGAACCTGCCGGTCTCCATGGAGGGCGGCCCGGAGAACCCGCTCGGCGCCCGCGCGCTCTATCTCTATGAGGGCGGGCGCGACACGCTCTACCGGATTCACGGCACGACACAGCCCTGGACCATCGGCAAGAACGTGTCGTCCGGCTGCATCCGCCTGCTCAATCAGGACGTGATCGACCTGTTCAACCGCGTGCCGGTCGGCACGAAGGTGATCGTCCGTTAAGCGAGCCTGCCCGCTGGCAGGACACAGCGCCCTATTCCGTCTCCTTGAGGATCTTCAGGACCTCCACCAGCTTGGCGTCGCGTTCGGCGCGTAGCGTGGACCATTCGGGGAGGTCCTTCACGCCCTCCACCAGTGTGGCCTTCATGGCGGGCGTCAGCTCGGTGAAGTCGCCGAGCGTTTCCCACCAGCGCCCCATCGCACCGCCGAACTTCTCCACGAAGGCCGCCATGCCCTCCGGTCCGCCGCCCAGATGGAAGGTCGCCGTCGGGCCGAGGATCGCCCAGCGCAGGCCGGGGCCTGTCGCCATGGCGGTGTCGATATCCTCCACCGAGGCGATGCCCTGATCGGCGAGATGGATCGCCTCGCGCCACACGGCCGCCTGCAGGCGGTTGGCCACATGGCCCGGAACGGAGCGGGTGAGATGGATCGGCGCCTTGCCGACAGCGCGGTAGAACGCCATCGCCTGCTGGAGCGCCTCCGGCGAGGTCTTCGCGTCGGCGACGACCTCGACGAGCGGAATGAGGTGCGGCGGGTTGAAGGGATGGCCGACCAGCACCCGCCCGGGATGGGCGAGGCCCTCGCGCAGCGTATCCAGGGTGAGGCCGGAGGTCGACGACGCGATCACGCAATCGGGCGCGAGATGGGCGTCGATCTCGGCCAGGAGCGTGGCCTTGAGAGCGGGATCCTCCGGCCCGCTTTCCTGCACGAAGCCCGCCTCCGCGGCGGCCTCCGCCGCGCTGTCGGCAAGGTACAGCCGGTCCCCGGCGAACGGCCCGTCCGCAACGCCGAGATCGCGAAGGGTCGGCCAGGCCTCCCTCGCATAGTCGGCGACCTGCCGGGCGGCATCGGGGCCGGGATCGAAGACGCAGACCTCAAGTCCCCGGGCGAGGAACAGCGTCGCCCAGGATGCGCCGATGGTTCCGGCGCCGATGACGGCAATGCGGGTAATCGGGTCGGTGGACATGTCTGGAATCCCCCTGTCGGACATGGATCGGCCGCACGGGCTGCCGCCAGCACGGCGGTGCGGCAGGGTTCGGGCTGGAACGGGATACGGGCCCGCGTGCCGCCGCGAGCGCAAGGAACTGCCGGTCCCTCCGGCCGGAGGGCACGGGCGACGGCGCAACGATAGGGGCGATTGCGCTCCCTGGCCATGCGGCTGTTCGGCCCGCCGGCGGGGGCGTGTACGATAGTCGGGGGAGGAGGCGCGGGCCGGGCCGGGCCGGTTCTGGCTGGCTCAGAGAACCGTCATGCGGACCTTCGCCACGCCGGCCTTGATGATGCCGAGCTTCCTGGCGGCCCCGCGCGACAGGTCGATGATCCGGTTGCGGATGAAGGGGCCGCGGTCATTGATGCGCACGACGACGGACCGGCCCGACTTGACATGCTCGACCTTCACCTTGGTGCCGAAGGGAAGCGAGCGGTGGGCCGCGGTCAGCC from the Kaustia mangrovi genome contains:
- a CDS encoding NAD(P)/FAD-dependent oxidoreductase, which encodes MSETLAADIVVVGAGIAGTSFAAHAAAERSVIVLEAESQPGYHSTGRSAAQFIVNYGPPDVRALTKASHGFFTQPPEGFADTALLSPRGMLTLATEETTDELAGAIAQGSGIEAIAMEEAYRLVPHLNRDVFVAAAYEPDSTDIDVAAVHQGFLRRLKALGGRVVTDARVESIARHNGRWQVATPAGTVEAEILVNAAGAWADEVAALAGLRRIGLQPKRRTALIVDGPADGCAGWPLVGDAAEEWYFKPEAGTKLLVSPADATPMPACDIQPDELDVAIAVDRFQKAVDIPVRRIEHSWAGLRTFAPDGSLVIGWAPGVDGFFWIAGQGGYGIQTSPAAGRTAWSLLKGDGIPADAAAAGLDEATVSPGRFAA
- a CDS encoding 3-hydroxyacyl-CoA dehydrogenase NAD-binding domain-containing protein, with amino-acid sequence MSTDPITRIAVIGAGTIGASWATLFLARGLEVCVFDPGPDAARQVADYAREAWPTLRDLGVADGPFAGDRLYLADSAAEAAAEAGFVQESGPEDPALKATLLAEIDAHLAPDCVIASSTSGLTLDTLREGLAHPGRVLVGHPFNPPHLIPLVEVVADAKTSPEALQQAMAFYRAVGKAPIHLTRSVPGHVANRLQAAVWREAIHLADQGIASVEDIDTAMATGPGLRWAILGPTATFHLGGGPEGMAAFVEKFGGAMGRWWETLGDFTELTPAMKATLVEGVKDLPEWSTLRAERDAKLVEVLKILKETE
- a CDS encoding L,D-transpeptidase; the encoded protein is MAFDRRHMLKMLAAAPFAAWAGTASAANERTALLLPDEPYPVNFDAASKIDPRYRRRLVPFNSSEPAGTIVIDTGQKFLYQVRENNTALRYGIGVGRDGFGWKGETTVRRKARWPTWVPPKEMREREPNLPVSMEGGPENPLGARALYLYEGGRDTLYRIHGTTQPWTIGKNVSSGCIRLLNQDVIDLFNRVPVGTKVIVR
- a CDS encoding septal ring lytic transglycosylase RlpA family protein produces the protein MTRRTMFLGALALAGMMTGASASSSTQVGLASYYASGSHTASGERFDPSGLTAAHRSLPFGTKVKVEHVKSGRSVVVRINDRGPFIRNRIIDLSRGAARKLGIIKAGVAKVRMTVL